From Oceaniferula marina, a single genomic window includes:
- the selA gene encoding L-seryl-tRNA(Sec) selenium transferase, whose product MPNNYQALRSLPSIEALSLKLEAACPLPRALVTAFIQQEISRTREQILEGASPSREQIEQQISQSLQAFADSRLQAVINATGVIIHTNLGRSPLGQDAAKRLTEIATGYCNLEFNLPEGTRGKRAGYLETALAALLDAEAATAVNNCAAALVLTLRYLCQGDKKEVIVSRGELVEIGGGFRIPEILETSGATLVEVGATNKTHLKDYAKAITPQTAMILKVHRSNFYLGGFTEEPDVRELADLAHEHKLPLVEDIGSGAMMSTEDLAPIEHEPTPQQALRNGIDLVCFSGDKLLGGPQSGIIAGRKDLVAGIKQEPFFRAVRCDKLILTVLQECINTYLHTRSHPQKTDVPTLNFIAASTESLTTRAETIIQSLPAQLQASCTISQNTARTGGGTMPQSSIPSICISLTPENGSVTRLSKRLRAHTPAVVGSIEEGQLKLDLRTVFPHQDPVLGNAIRSALGE is encoded by the coding sequence ATGCCAAATAATTATCAGGCGCTCCGATCATTGCCATCCATTGAAGCCCTCTCCCTGAAACTGGAGGCGGCATGCCCCCTGCCACGAGCCCTGGTCACGGCCTTCATCCAGCAGGAAATTTCCCGAACCCGCGAGCAAATCCTGGAAGGCGCAAGTCCGAGCCGAGAACAAATCGAGCAACAAATCTCCCAATCCCTGCAAGCCTTCGCCGACAGCCGGCTGCAAGCGGTTATCAATGCCACCGGCGTCATCATCCACACCAACCTCGGCCGCTCCCCGCTCGGGCAGGACGCCGCGAAGCGACTCACCGAAATTGCCACCGGCTATTGCAATCTCGAGTTCAACCTTCCGGAAGGAACCCGCGGAAAGCGCGCAGGATACCTGGAAACGGCACTCGCCGCCCTACTCGACGCCGAAGCGGCAACCGCCGTCAACAACTGCGCGGCAGCACTGGTCCTCACCCTACGCTACCTCTGCCAGGGAGACAAAAAGGAAGTCATCGTCTCCCGTGGTGAACTGGTCGAAATCGGAGGAGGTTTCCGCATTCCCGAAATACTCGAAACCTCGGGAGCCACCTTGGTCGAAGTCGGAGCCACCAATAAAACCCACCTCAAAGACTACGCCAAGGCGATCACACCACAAACCGCCATGATCCTCAAAGTCCACCGCTCAAATTTCTACTTGGGCGGCTTCACCGAGGAACCTGACGTCCGGGAACTCGCCGATCTGGCACACGAACACAAGCTACCACTCGTCGAAGACATCGGATCCGGCGCCATGATGAGTACAGAAGACCTGGCCCCCATCGAACACGAACCCACGCCGCAACAAGCGCTACGCAACGGCATCGACCTCGTTTGCTTTTCCGGAGACAAACTATTGGGCGGTCCCCAATCCGGGATCATCGCCGGCAGAAAAGATCTGGTGGCGGGGATCAAGCAAGAACCGTTTTTCCGCGCCGTCCGCTGTGATAAATTGATTCTCACCGTGCTTCAGGAGTGCATCAACACCTACCTTCATACCCGCTCCCATCCGCAAAAAACCGACGTCCCAACCCTCAATTTTATTGCGGCCAGCACCGAATCACTGACCACTCGCGCTGAAACCATCATCCAGAGCCTGCCTGCCCAGCTTCAGGCATCCTGCACGATCAGCCAGAACACCGCCCGCACCGGAGGAGGTACCATGCCCCAATCATCCATCCCGTCCATCTGCATCAGCCTGACACCTGAAAATGGCTCGGTTACCAGACTCAGCAAACGACTGCGGGCCCACACACCTGCCGTTGTCGGCAGCATCGAAGAAGGTCAACTTAAGCTCGATCTCAGGACGGTTTTCCCCCATCAGGATCCGGTTCTGGGCAATGCGATACGTTCAGCACTTGGTGAATAA
- the gcvT gene encoding glycine cleavage system aminomethyltransferase GcvT: MSEIIQETPLAALHVELGAKMIPFAGWNMPVQYTSIMDEHTAVREAVGIFDISHMGQFFLVGEGAEEWLNTILTNDIAKLEPGQGQYTFMLNENGGVIDDLIIYRQAPGRIFLVVNASMIDEDYAWLEKALPDGLTLTNESDSWAGMAVQGPNSPGAFAALFPGVDLPPRNGLHTWEQDGETLVVCRTGYTGEDGYEFFSSAGNGSAWFQRFVDAGAKPCGLGARDTLRLEVCYPLNGSDLSPERTPRSAGLGFAVSLTKECGFIGKDVVMQEKEDGFKERLIALEYTGKGAPPRAHYEVFTKEGERLTELTSGVLSPSLKQGIAMAYLPVDYAKIGTLVDIDVRGRRFEAKVVKKPFYKKG; the protein is encoded by the coding sequence GTGAGTGAGATTATTCAAGAAACACCGTTGGCAGCCCTGCATGTTGAATTGGGGGCAAAGATGATTCCTTTTGCCGGTTGGAATATGCCGGTTCAATACACCAGTATCATGGATGAACATACTGCGGTTCGTGAAGCCGTCGGCATCTTTGATATTTCCCATATGGGACAGTTTTTCCTCGTTGGCGAGGGGGCGGAAGAGTGGTTGAACACCATTTTGACCAACGACATCGCCAAGCTCGAACCCGGGCAGGGGCAATACACCTTCATGTTGAATGAAAATGGCGGCGTGATTGATGACCTGATCATTTACCGTCAGGCGCCGGGGCGCATTTTCCTCGTGGTGAACGCTTCCATGATCGACGAAGATTATGCATGGCTTGAAAAGGCTCTCCCGGATGGATTGACTCTCACCAACGAAAGTGACAGCTGGGCCGGAATGGCCGTGCAGGGGCCGAACTCTCCTGGTGCCTTTGCGGCTCTGTTCCCCGGAGTGGATCTGCCACCACGGAATGGCTTGCACACTTGGGAACAGGATGGCGAAACTCTGGTCGTTTGCCGGACGGGATACACCGGAGAGGACGGCTATGAGTTCTTCAGTTCCGCAGGCAATGGCAGCGCCTGGTTCCAACGCTTTGTTGATGCCGGTGCCAAGCCATGTGGGTTGGGTGCCCGAGACACCTTGAGGTTGGAAGTTTGTTATCCGTTGAATGGCTCGGATTTATCGCCTGAGCGCACACCTCGATCCGCAGGCTTGGGCTTTGCCGTTTCCCTGACCAAGGAATGTGGCTTCATCGGCAAGGATGTGGTAATGCAGGAAAAAGAGGATGGATTCAAAGAGCGGCTGATCGCTCTGGAATACACCGGTAAAGGTGCTCCTCCCCGTGCCCATTACGAAGTCTTCACCAAAGAGGGAGAGCGGTTGACAGAGTTGACCAGTGGCGTACTTTCCCCGAGCCTCAAGCAAGGGATTGCGATGGCCTACCTTCCCGTCGATTACGCCAAAATTGGGACGCTTGTCGACATCGATGTCCGCGGACGCCGGTTCGAAGCAAAAGTCGTGAAAAAACCTTTTTACAAAAAGGGGTAA
- the gcvH gene encoding glycine cleavage system protein GcvH, which produces MMNVPENLRYTSDHEWILLEGDVAKVGITDHAQEELTDVVFVELPDEGRACDAEDPVAVVESVKAASDIYAPIAGEIVEGNAELEGDPSLANTDPYGAGWIFKIRVKDVADVEALLSPDDYKALLG; this is translated from the coding sequence ATTATGAACGTTCCAGAAAATTTACGTTACACTTCGGATCACGAGTGGATTTTGCTCGAAGGCGATGTTGCCAAAGTCGGTATCACCGATCACGCCCAGGAAGAACTGACTGATGTCGTTTTTGTTGAATTACCTGATGAAGGACGTGCCTGTGATGCGGAGGACCCCGTGGCAGTGGTTGAGTCTGTGAAGGCTGCCAGTGATATTTATGCGCCGATTGCCGGCGAAATCGTTGAAGGCAATGCCGAACTCGAGGGGGATCCTTCCCTTGCCAATACCGACCCATACGGTGCTGGTTGGATCTTCAAAATCCGGGTGAAGGACGTCGCTGATGTCGAGGCCTTGCTTTCACCGGATGACTACAAGGCGCTGCTTGGCTAA